A segment of the Sphingopyxis sp. OAS728 genome:
ATGGCGTGCGCCTTGGCTTCATGAGCTTCTTCACCAAGGCGGTCGCACTCGCCGCGCATGACATTCCGGCGGTCAACGCGCGCATCGATGGCGACGAGATCGTCTATCACGACTATCTTGACGTGTCGGTCGCGGTCAGCGCGCCCAACGGCCTCGTCGTTCCCGTCGTGCGCAACGCTGACAGCCTGTCGTTCGCCGACATCGAAAAGGCAATCGCCGACCTCGGCAAGCGCGCCAAGGACGGCACGCTGACGATGGACGACATGACCGGCGGCACCTTCACCATTTCGAACGGCGGCGTGTTCGGCGGCCTGATGTCGACCCCGATCATCAACCCGCCGCAGTCGGCGGTGCTCGGCCTCCACCGCATCGAGGATCGCCCGGTCGTCCGCAATGGTGAGATCGTGATCCGTCCGATGATGTATATCGCGATGAGCTATGACCACCGCTTGATCGACGGCCGCGAAGCGGTGACTTTCCTCAAGACGATCAAGGAAGCGATCGAGGATCCGACGCGCCTGCTGATCGATCTTTGATCCGATGATCATCCTTTCTCCCCGCACCATTCTGGTCTTCGCCGCAGCTGCTGCCCTGACGGGTTGCAGCGAGGGCGAAAGCCAGATGCAGAAGGGGTTCGAGGACGGGTTCAAGACGCAGTTTGTGGAAAAGTTCGACAGCTCGTGCCGCACCGCGGCAGAAGGTGCCGGCGCCCCCGCAAAGTTGGTGGCTGATGTCTGCAAATGTGCGGCGGACGAATTGGTCAAGAAATACAGCGCATCGGAACTGATGAGCCTGTCGCCCGAAACGGCGGAGCCGGTTATGAAGTCGTGCGCCGCGAAATCCGGGCTGCCCATTTGAGCGGATTCGCTCTTCCGGGCCCAGGCAGAAAATTGAGGTAGATTGAACATGGCTGATTACGACTACGACGTCCTTGTCATCGGTTCGGGCCCCGGCGGTTATGTCGCGGCGATCCGCGCGGCGCAGCTGGGCCTCAAGACTGCGTGCGCCGAAGGGCGCGAGACGCTGGGCGGCACCTGCCTCAACGTCGGCTGCATCCCGTCGAAGGCGATGCTCCACGCGTCGGAATATTTCGAGGCGGCTGCCGGCGGCGCGATGGCGAAGATGGGCATCAAGGTGAAGCCCGAACTCGACCTGCCGACGATGCACGGCCAGCGCATCGATGCGGTGAAGGGCCTGACCGGCGGCATCGAATTTCTGTTCAAGAAGAACAAGATCGACTGGCTGAAGGGCTATGCGCAGTTCACGTCGAAGGACAGCGTCGAAGTTGCGGGCAAGGCGTATCGCGCCAAGAATATCATCATCGCGACCGGCTCGTCGGTCACCCCGCTTCCGGGCGTCGAAGTCGATAACGACAAGCAGGTCATCGTCGATTCGACGGGCGCGCTCGAACTCGCCAAGGTTCCCGGCCATATGGTCGTGATCGGCGGCGGCGTGATCGGGCTCGAACTCGGCAGCGTGTGGCGCCGCCTCGGCGCCAAGGTCACCGTGGTCGAATTCCTCGACCAGATCCTGCCCGGCATGGACGGCGACGTCCGCAAGGAAGCGAACAAGATCCTCAAGAAGCAGGGCATGGAATTCAAGCTCAAGACCAAGGTCACATCGGCCACGGTCAAGGGCAAGAAGGCCGTGCTGACGCTCGAACCCGCAGCCGGCGGCGACGCCGAAACGCTCGAAGCCGATGTCGTGCTCGTGTCGATCGGCCGCCGCCCGAACACCGATGGCCTCGGCCTCGACAAGGCGGGCCTCGCGGTCAACCAGCGCGGCCAGATCGAAACCGACCATGATTTCTCGACGCAGGTCCCCGGCATCTGGGCGATCGGCGACGTCATCCCCGGCCCGATGCTCGCGCACAAGGCCGAGGACGAAGGCATCGCCTGCGCCGAAAATATCGCCGGGCTGACCGGCATCGTGAACCATGATGTCATCCCGTCGGTCGTCTACACCTGGCCTGAAATCGCCGGTGTCGGCCTGACCGAAGAGCAGGCGAAGGAAAAGGGCGAGGTCAAGGTCGGCAAATTCCCGATGCTCGCGAACAGCCGCGCCAAGACCAACCACGAACCCGACGGATTCGTGAAGGTGATCGCCGATGCCAAGAGCGACCGCGTCCTCGGCGTGTGGTGCATCGCGAGCGTGGCGGGCACGATGATCGCGCAGGCCGCACAGGCGATGGAATTCGGCGCGACGTCCGAAGATATCGCTTACACCTGCCACGCGCATCCGACGCATAGCGAAGCGATCAAGGAAGCCGCGATGGCGGTGACGGGCAAACCGATCCACACCTGACCGAAACGATAATGGGGGAGAGAATGATGGCGAAGCACGGGCTCTGGGCAGCGGCTTCGCTGACCCTCTCCCTCATCGCGACCAGCGCGCAGGCGGCACCCGATCTTGTCGCCGCGAACGCGCGGCTGACCGTGCTGCTCGACAAGAACTACCCGGCGCTCGACGCACTCTATCGCGATCTCCACCAGAATCCGGAACTTGGACTGCAGGAGGTCCGCACCGCGGGCATCCTTGCACAGCATCTCCGCAAGGCGGGCTTTACCGTGACCGAGAAGGTCGGCGGCACCGGCGTCGTCGGCGTGCTCAAAAATGGCGAAGGTCCGACGATCCTCATCCGCGCCGACATGGACGCGCTGCCGATGGAGGAAAAGACGGGGCTTGCCTGGTCGAGCAAGGCGCGCGCGACCTATGAGGGCAAGGATGTGCCCGTGATGCACGCGTGCGGGCACGACACGCATGTCGCCTATCTCGTCGGCGTCGCGCAAGCGCTCGCCGCGATGCGCGACAGCTGGTCGGGCACCGTCGTGCTCATCGGCCAGCCCGCCGAAGAGATTCTGAAGGGTGCGAAGGCGATGCTCGACGACGGGCTGCTGACGCGTTTCCCCAAGCCCGATTACGGCTTTGCCGCGCATGTGCTGAACGGCCCGACCGGCATCATCGGCATCAAGGCCGGGACGGCCTTTTCGGCCTCCGACAGCTATTCGATCACCTTCCATGGCCGCGGCGGGCACGGTTCGATGCCTTCGATGGCGCTCGATCCGATCCCGATCGCGGCACGCTTCGTCACCGATGTGCAGACGGTGATCAGCCGTGAAAAGGACCCCAACGCGTTCGGCGTGCTGACCATCGGCGCGATCAACGCCGGCAGCGCGCCCAACATCATCCCCGACAGCGCCGAGGTGAAGGTCAATATCCGCTCGCTGACCCCCGAGGTGCGCCAGTTGCTGCGCTCGGGTGCCGAGCGTTCGGCAAAGGCGGCGGCGATGATGGGCAATGCGCCCGAGCCGACGATCACTTACCTGACCGGCACCGCCAGCCTCGTGAACAATGAGTCGATGGCGGCGAACGGCTTTGCGACATTGAAGCCGGTGTTCGGTGAACGCCTGCTGTTCTCGCCCGCCAGCGCC
Coding sequences within it:
- the lpdA gene encoding dihydrolipoyl dehydrogenase: MADYDYDVLVIGSGPGGYVAAIRAAQLGLKTACAEGRETLGGTCLNVGCIPSKAMLHASEYFEAAAGGAMAKMGIKVKPELDLPTMHGQRIDAVKGLTGGIEFLFKKNKIDWLKGYAQFTSKDSVEVAGKAYRAKNIIIATGSSVTPLPGVEVDNDKQVIVDSTGALELAKVPGHMVVIGGGVIGLELGSVWRRLGAKVTVVEFLDQILPGMDGDVRKEANKILKKQGMEFKLKTKVTSATVKGKKAVLTLEPAAGGDAETLEADVVLVSIGRRPNTDGLGLDKAGLAVNQRGQIETDHDFSTQVPGIWAIGDVIPGPMLAHKAEDEGIACAENIAGLTGIVNHDVIPSVVYTWPEIAGVGLTEEQAKEKGEVKVGKFPMLANSRAKTNHEPDGFVKVIADAKSDRVLGVWCIASVAGTMIAQAAQAMEFGATSEDIAYTCHAHPTHSEAIKEAAMAVTGKPIHT
- a CDS encoding amidohydrolase gives rise to the protein MMAKHGLWAAASLTLSLIATSAQAAPDLVAANARLTVLLDKNYPALDALYRDLHQNPELGLQEVRTAGILAQHLRKAGFTVTEKVGGTGVVGVLKNGEGPTILIRADMDALPMEEKTGLAWSSKARATYEGKDVPVMHACGHDTHVAYLVGVAQALAAMRDSWSGTVVLIGQPAEEILKGAKAMLDDGLLTRFPKPDYGFAAHVLNGPTGIIGIKAGTAFSASDSYSITFHGRGGHGSMPSMALDPIPIAARFVTDVQTVISREKDPNAFGVLTIGAINAGSAPNIIPDSAEVKVNIRSLTPEVRQLLRSGAERSAKAAAMMGNAPEPTITYLTGTASLVNNESMAANGFATLKPVFGERLLFSPASAAPVSASEDYSEFVDAGIPSLYFAIGGYDPAVLADLKAKGQPVPTNHSPFFAPKAEPVIRNAVAAIMLSVIGGVRPDAK